The genomic window GGTCGGCAATTAGAAGATGGTAGTGTGGTTACTCCCGTATTCATGAGTCGCAAAGAAGCTCAAGCTTTTTTGCAAGAGTTAAAAGAAATCGATTCGGAGACGGCTGATTCCTATCGGATTCAAATTCTTCCTCTCAGTCGTATTTATGAAATTGCACGGGAAACCTCAACCAATTCATCTCGTCTTTTCCTAGATTATATTCCCAGTGCTACAGAATTACAGGCTGCTCGCGAATTAGTCAAGGAAAAGGGACAAAAATATCCAGGGGATGTTCCTTTATATTTAGCTAAAATTGAATCAGATCAATCCTATTTGACTATCAAACAAGAGGATCAAGAAATCGTTCCTGTTTTCTTTGAAAAAGCGACTATTGATCAATGGATCGAGACAGTCAGTCAAACTCGACCTGAACTGGGTCAAGAGATTAATATTAATGTTATTTCCTTGAGTAGTTTAATTGCTAATTTGGAAAAAAATGATAATGATTTATTGAGAAGTTTACGGTTTTGGCCTTCTAAGGAAATGATGAGAATTATTCGTTCTAGTTCTGAGACTCAACCTCAATAAATTGCAGATGGCTTCTCAGTTCACTATTTCAGGCCAAGACTTAGAACAATGGTATTATTGGGCGACACAAGAAGCTAGGGTGGCTCATATCTCTCCCTCAGAGGTAGACTGGTTTATTCTAGCCATGACTCCATTAGATAGTTTATCCTTGCGTCTAGGGTTATATAAAGAGCGATCGCAAATCCCTGTGAAATGTTCTCTATCAGAACTAACCCAACTATGGCAATGTCGGGTTAAACAAAGAGTCCCTCTACAATATTTGGTGGGGGAAACTCCCTGGCGACGGTTTTCTTTAAAAGTGTCCCCTGATGTCTTAATTCCTCGTCCTGAAACGGAATTAATCATTGATTTTGCCCTAAAAGCTGTTCAACACAGTCGGAACCCTTATTTATCCTCTGGCCATTGGGTGGACTTGGGGACAGGGAGTGGTGCGATCGCCCTTGGTTTAGCGGACAGTTTTCCTCAAGCCACCATTCATGCTGTGGATACTAGCATCCAAGCGTTAACTATTGCCCAAGAAAATGCCATTAAGGAAGGCTTTTCGTCTCAAATTCACTTTTATCAAGGATCGTGGTGGACTCCCCTAGAACATCTTCAAGGGCAAGTGAGCGCAATGGTTTCTAACCCCCCTTATATCCCCACATCCTTACTCTCTCAACTAGAACCAGAAGTGAAAAAACATGAACCGATCCTGGCTTTAGACGGGGGTAATGACGGTTTAGAGGCGATTAATTATCTGATTGATACGGCTCCTAATTACCTCATTTCAGGGGGCATTTTTTTGGTAGAAATGATGGCAGGACAAGGAGAGAAAGTGAAACAATTATTAGAAGCATCTTATCATTATCAAGCTATTGAAATTTTACCTGATTTAGCCGGAGTGGGTCGCTTTGCCTTGGCTTATCGTTGTTAAAAATAATAATTAATACATCCTTCGATAAGGGCTTTTTGTTTTTCCCTGGAAACATTATAAATAGTGCGATCGCATGATAAAAGATATGACGATAACAAATTTTTAGAGTTAGCTGTATCTGGTATGACCAATTATTTGATCACAGGAGATAATGATCTTTTGATTCTTGAAAGTTATGAGAATATTTCTATTATTACTCCTATTAGTTTTCTTTCACTCGTTAAAAATAACTAACCTCTTCTTTTTAAAATTAATTAATTTTCATGACTT from Crocosphaera subtropica ATCC 51142 includes these protein-coding regions:
- the prmC gene encoding peptide chain release factor N(5)-glutamine methyltransferase, whose product is MASQFTISGQDLEQWYYWATQEARVAHISPSEVDWFILAMTPLDSLSLRLGLYKERSQIPVKCSLSELTQLWQCRVKQRVPLQYLVGETPWRRFSLKVSPDVLIPRPETELIIDFALKAVQHSRNPYLSSGHWVDLGTGSGAIALGLADSFPQATIHAVDTSIQALTIAQENAIKEGFSSQIHFYQGSWWTPLEHLQGQVSAMVSNPPYIPTSLLSQLEPEVKKHEPILALDGGNDGLEAINYLIDTAPNYLISGGIFLVEMMAGQGEKVKQLLEASYHYQAIEILPDLAGVGRFALAYRC
- a CDS encoding Tic22 family protein, coding for MKNLIRWSLTLGILINPISNLNLINPAPVVALTQAEIVEFLSGVPVYSLLDQQGLPIGRQLEDGSVVTPVFMSRKEAQAFLQELKEIDSETADSYRIQILPLSRIYEIARETSTNSSRLFLDYIPSATELQAARELVKEKGQKYPGDVPLYLAKIESDQSYLTIKQEDQEIVPVFFEKATIDQWIETVSQTRPELGQEININVISLSSLIANLEKNDNDLLRSLRFWPSKEMMRIIRSSSETQPQ